In Luteimonas sp. MC1750, the following proteins share a genomic window:
- the asd gene encoding archaetidylserine decarboxylase (Phosphatidylserine decarboxylase is synthesized as a single chain precursor. Generation of the pyruvoyl active site from a Ser is coupled to cleavage of a Gly-Ser bond between the larger (beta) and smaller (alpha chains). It is an integral membrane protein.) → MSLVTALTYALPHRLLSGAARRLAYSDHPRLRAWLIDTVVRRFGVDLSEAAQSDPAAYTTFNAFFTRGLREGARVADPDPDAILMPADGRISQCGPIEDGRIFQAKGRSFTAAELLADATAAAPYDGGVFATVYLSPRDYHRVHMPWNGRLLRTVHVPGRLFSVGPDAVARVPRLFARNERLVCHFATDFGPMAVVMVGALLVSGVETVWSGEEIPAYGDRVASKDYMGGATVELARFQEMARFNYGSTVIVLLPPGVAALAPGLGAETAVRLGQRLATRLR, encoded by the coding sequence GTGAGCCTGGTCACCGCGCTGACCTATGCGCTTCCGCACCGCCTGCTGTCGGGGGCGGCGCGCCGGCTGGCCTATTCGGACCATCCGCGTCTGCGCGCCTGGCTGATCGACACCGTGGTGCGGCGCTTCGGCGTGGACCTGTCGGAAGCGGCCCAGTCCGACCCCGCGGCCTACACCACGTTCAATGCCTTCTTTACCCGCGGCCTGCGCGAGGGCGCGCGCGTGGCCGACCCCGATCCGGACGCGATCCTGATGCCGGCCGACGGCCGCATCAGCCAGTGCGGCCCGATCGAGGACGGACGCATCTTCCAGGCCAAGGGCCGCTCGTTCACCGCCGCCGAGCTGCTCGCCGACGCGACCGCCGCCGCGCCCTACGACGGTGGCGTGTTCGCCACGGTCTATCTCTCGCCGCGCGACTACCACCGCGTGCACATGCCCTGGAACGGCCGCCTGCTGCGTACCGTCCACGTGCCGGGCCGGCTCTTCAGCGTCGGACCGGACGCGGTGGCCCGGGTACCGCGGCTGTTCGCACGCAACGAGCGCCTGGTCTGCCACTTCGCCACCGACTTCGGGCCGATGGCGGTGGTGATGGTCGGCGCCCTGCTGGTCTCGGGCGTGGAAACCGTCTGGAGCGGCGAGGAAATCCCCGCCTACGGTGATCGCGTGGCCAGCAAGGACTACATGGGCGGCGCCACGGTCGAACTCGCGCGCTTCCAGGAAATGGCGCGCTTCAACTACGGCTCGACGGTGATCGTGCTGCTGCCCCCGGGGGTGGCCGCGCTCGCCCCGGGGCTGGGCGCGGAAACCGCCGTCCGCCTCGGCCAGCGGCTCGCGACGCGCCTGCGGTGA
- a CDS encoding SCO family protein, giving the protein MFNRSILIVLVIALAAGLGLVASQRWFGSPGQPAGPELETVRLFPQARELPPFTLQQSDGTQLVPGELHGHWTLVFLGFTHCPDVCPTTLADLARAQTAWEALPEARRPRVLFVSVDPERDSPDRIGEYAAFFHRDTLAATADVPALEAFARSLSLVFMKVPGPDGAPDDAYTIDHSAALAVLDAEGRMAGVVQGPLDPAAIARDLAALTGEALP; this is encoded by the coding sequence ATGTTCAACCGCAGCATCCTGATCGTGCTGGTGATCGCCCTCGCCGCCGGCCTTGGCCTCGTCGCCTCGCAGCGCTGGTTCGGCAGCCCCGGTCAACCGGCCGGCCCCGAACTGGAAACCGTGCGCCTGTTCCCGCAGGCACGCGAACTGCCGCCGTTCACCCTGCAGCAGTCCGATGGCACCCAGCTGGTGCCCGGCGAGCTGCACGGCCACTGGACCCTGGTGTTCCTCGGTTTCACCCACTGCCCCGACGTCTGTCCGACCACGCTGGCCGACCTGGCGCGCGCGCAGACGGCGTGGGAAGCGCTGCCGGAGGCCCGCCGGCCGCGGGTGCTGTTCGTCTCGGTCGATCCCGAGCGCGACAGCCCGGACCGCATCGGCGAATACGCGGCGTTCTTCCACCGCGACACCCTGGCCGCGACCGCCGACGTGCCCGCGCTCGAGGCTTTCGCGCGCTCGTTGTCGCTGGTGTTCATGAAGGTGCCCGGGCCCGACGGCGCGCCCGACGACGCCTACACCATCGACCATTCCGCCGCGCTCGCGGTGCTGGACGCCGAAGGCCGGATGGCCGGCGTGGTGCAGGGACCGCTGGATCCGGCGGCGATCGCGCGCGACCTGGCCGCGCTCACCGGCGAGGCGCTGCCGTGA